The following are encoded together in the Oreochromis niloticus isolate F11D_XX linkage group LG12, O_niloticus_UMD_NMBU, whole genome shotgun sequence genome:
- the coq2 gene encoding 4-hydroxybenzoate polyprenyltransferase, mitochondrial isoform X1: MFPAKLALSTLKRIHHGACYRCLSTCFVQKEGIKAGDGPHSDSRVWKRKPKNQSAIWSSIRLLETQQNGRRPFSLSAATIVNSAPVHVQPYLRLMRLDKPIGTWLLYLPCTWSIALAANPGCFPDLGMLTLFGTGALLMRGAGCTINDMWDKDFDKKVSRTASRPIASGEISQMQALVFLGGQLSLALGVLLCLNYYSIALGAASLSLVITYPLMKRFTYWPQFVLGLTFNWGALLGWSAIKGSCDWSVCLPLYFSGVMWTLVYDTIYAHQDKEDDIKVGVKSTALRFQEQTKPWLSGFAVAMMSGLVIAGVNAEQTLPYYAVLTGVALHLTHQIYTLDINKTEDCWKKFVSNRNLGLLLFLGIVAGNLWKE, encoded by the exons ATGTTCCCAGCCAAGCTAGCTTTGAGCACTCTGAAAAGGATCCACCATGGAGCTTGTTATCGATGTCTTTCTACCTGCTTCGTCCAGAAGGAAGGGATAAAGGCTGGAGATGGGCCCCACTCAGACTCCCGTGTGTGGAAGAGAAAGCCTAAGAACCAATCTGCAATCTGGTCATCAATAAGACTTCTTGAAACACAGCAAAACGGGAGAAGACCGTTCAGTTTATCAGCTGCTACTATAGTAAATTCAGCACCAGTACACGTCCAACCGTACCTCCGGCTGATGAGGCTGGACAAACCTATAG GGACATGGCTGCTGTACCTCCCCTGCACATGGAGCATTGCTCTGGCTGCTAACCCTGGATGCTTCCCAGATCTGGGCATGCTCACACTGTTTGGTACAGGTGCTCTTCTCATGAGAGGGGCCGGCTGCACCATCAATGACATGTGGGACAAAGACTTTGACAAAAAA GTGTCCCGCACAGCCTCTCGACCAATCGCATCAGGAGAGATTTCTCAAATGCAGGCGCTGGTCTTCCTGGGAGGGCAGCTCTCACTTGCACTTGGGGTTCTTTTGTGTCTCAACTATTACAG TATAGCTCTGGGTGCTGCTTCTTTATCTCTTGTTATCACCTACCCGCTGATGAAGAGGTTCACTTACTGGCCACAGTTTGTGTTGG GACTCACTTTTAACTGGGGTGCTCTGCTCGGCTGGTCCGCTATTAAAGGCTCTTGTGATTGGTCCGTGTGTCTCCCGCTATACTTCTCAGGAGTGATGTGGACGCTGGTATATGACACAATATACGCACATCAG GATAAGGAGGATGACATCAAAGTAGGAGTCAAATCTACTGCACTGAGGTTCCAGGAGCAAACCAAACCCTGGCTGAGTGGCTTCGCTGTGGCCATGATGTCTGGACTGGTGATAGCTGGAGTCAATGCTGAACAGACTCTCCCTTACTATGCTGTACTGACCGGTGTGGCATTGCACCTGACACACCAG ATTTACACATTAGACATCAACAAAACAGAAGACTGCTGGAAAAAGTTTGTTTCAAACAGAAACCTTGGCctgttgttatttttaggtATTGTTGCCGGGAATTTGTGGAAAGAATAA
- the coq2 gene encoding 4-hydroxybenzoate polyprenyltransferase, mitochondrial isoform X2, which translates to MRLDKPIGTWLLYLPCTWSIALAANPGCFPDLGMLTLFGTGALLMRGAGCTINDMWDKDFDKKVSRTASRPIASGEISQMQALVFLGGQLSLALGVLLCLNYYSIALGAASLSLVITYPLMKRFTYWPQFVLGLTFNWGALLGWSAIKGSCDWSVCLPLYFSGVMWTLVYDTIYAHQDKEDDIKVGVKSTALRFQEQTKPWLSGFAVAMMSGLVIAGVNAEQTLPYYAVLTGVALHLTHQIYTLDINKTEDCWKKFVSNRNLGLLLFLGIVAGNLWKE; encoded by the exons ATGAGGCTGGACAAACCTATAG GGACATGGCTGCTGTACCTCCCCTGCACATGGAGCATTGCTCTGGCTGCTAACCCTGGATGCTTCCCAGATCTGGGCATGCTCACACTGTTTGGTACAGGTGCTCTTCTCATGAGAGGGGCCGGCTGCACCATCAATGACATGTGGGACAAAGACTTTGACAAAAAA GTGTCCCGCACAGCCTCTCGACCAATCGCATCAGGAGAGATTTCTCAAATGCAGGCGCTGGTCTTCCTGGGAGGGCAGCTCTCACTTGCACTTGGGGTTCTTTTGTGTCTCAACTATTACAG TATAGCTCTGGGTGCTGCTTCTTTATCTCTTGTTATCACCTACCCGCTGATGAAGAGGTTCACTTACTGGCCACAGTTTGTGTTGG GACTCACTTTTAACTGGGGTGCTCTGCTCGGCTGGTCCGCTATTAAAGGCTCTTGTGATTGGTCCGTGTGTCTCCCGCTATACTTCTCAGGAGTGATGTGGACGCTGGTATATGACACAATATACGCACATCAG GATAAGGAGGATGACATCAAAGTAGGAGTCAAATCTACTGCACTGAGGTTCCAGGAGCAAACCAAACCCTGGCTGAGTGGCTTCGCTGTGGCCATGATGTCTGGACTGGTGATAGCTGGAGTCAATGCTGAACAGACTCTCCCTTACTATGCTGTACTGACCGGTGTGGCATTGCACCTGACACACCAG ATTTACACATTAGACATCAACAAAACAGAAGACTGCTGGAAAAAGTTTGTTTCAAACAGAAACCTTGGCctgttgttatttttaggtATTGTTGCCGGGAATTTGTGGAAAGAATAA